A window of Nicotiana tabacum cultivar K326 chromosome 24, ASM71507v2, whole genome shotgun sequence contains these coding sequences:
- the LOC107790499 gene encoding putative protease Do-like 14 isoform X1 — protein sequence MKRFLKILSNCGDKSFIPVLALAAAGSTVVFTGNGTSSRTSISVSVPQPLKDTLTLHLTLHWTYMKDKLLRPAFLSGGPSQLCIFPLSFARTGLEPPENVKKECSGEDGDDEKKHKCCNCFGRDTIANAAAAVGPAVVNISVSRGFHGLSAGRSIGSGTIIDADGTILTCAHVVDFQGLSISSKGKVDVTLQDGRVFEGTVVNADLHFDIAIVKIKSKTPLPTAKLGTSNMLRPGDWVVAMGCPLSLQNTITAGIVSCVDRKSSDLGLGGMRREYLQTDCAINAGNSGGPLVNVDGEVIGVNIMKVLAADGLGFAVPIDSVTKIIDHFKKRGRVIRPWLGLKMLDLNDMVVAQLQERDPSFPKVNKGVLVSMVTPGSPADRAGFHPSDVVVEFDGKPVGSIKEIIDIMGDNLGKQLKAVVKRANNATATLTVIPEEANPDM from the exons ATGAAACGATTTCTG AAAATATTATCAAATTGCGGTGACAAATCCTTCATTCCTGTATTAGCTTTGGCAGCAGCTGGATCAACAGTAGTTTTTACTGGCAACGGGACCAGTTCAA GAACCTCAATTTCGGTTTCAGTACCGCAACCTTTAAAAGATACTTTGACATTGCATTTGACATTGCATTGGACGTATATGAAAGACAAACTTCTTCGTCCTGCTTTTCTTTCCGGGGGCCCATCGCAACTTT GTATTTTCCCATTATCTTTTGCTAGAACTGGTTTGGAACCCCCTGAGAATGTGAAGAAAGAATGTAGTGGGGAAGATGGAGATGATGAGAAGAAACATAAATGTTGTAATTGTTTCGGACGAGATACTATTGCCAATGCAGCTGCCGCCGTTGGTCCTGCTGTTGTTAATATTTCTGTTTCAAGGG GCTTTCATGGGTTGAGCGCTGGAAGGAGTATAGGATCAGGAACTATAATAGATGCTGACGGCACtattttgacttgtgctcatgTGGTCGATTTTCAAGGCTTGAGTATTTCATCAAAAGGAAAG GTTGATGTGACTTTGCAAGATGGCCGTGTATTTGAGGGTACTGTGGTCAATGCCGATCTACATTTTGATATTGCAATTGTAAAGATAAAATCCAAAACTCCACTTCCAACTGCCAAGCTTGGCACTTCAAATATGCTTCGCCCTGGGGATTGGGTGGTGGCTATGGGTTGCCCCCTCTCCCTTCAAAATACAATTACAGCAGGCATTGTGAG CTGTGTTGATCGTAAAAGTAGTGATCTTGGACTTGGGGGCATGCGGCGAGAGTATTTACAGACTGATTGTGCTATTAATGCC GGAAATTCTGGAGGACCTCTTGTAAATGTCGACGGAGAAGTAATCGGAGTTAATATCATGAAAGTATTGGCAGCTGATGGTTTGGGCTTTGCTGTACCAATTGATTCTGTTACCAAGATTATAGACCACTTCAAGAAAAGGGG GAGAGTTATTCGACCTTGGTTGGGTTTGAAAATGCTTGATCTAAATGATATGGTTGTTGCACAGCTTCAGGAAAGAGATCCATCTTTTCCAAAAGTCAACAAGGGAGTTCTTGTATCAATG GTGACTCCAGGGTCCCCTGCTGATCGTGCTGGATTTCACCCTAGTGACGTGGTTGTTGAATTTGATGGAAAGCCTGTTGGGAGTATAAAGGAG ATCATTGATATAATGGGCGACAACCTTGGAAAACAATTGAAAGCTGTGGTGAAAAGAGCGAATAATGCTACTGCCACCTTGACTGTGATTCCAGAAGAAGCCAATCCTGACATGTGA
- the LOC107790499 gene encoding putative protease Do-like 14 isoform X2, translating to MKRFLKILSNCGDKSFIPVLALAAAGSTVVFTGNGTSSSIFPLSFARTGLEPPENVKKECSGEDGDDEKKHKCCNCFGRDTIANAAAAVGPAVVNISVSRGFHGLSAGRSIGSGTIIDADGTILTCAHVVDFQGLSISSKGKVDVTLQDGRVFEGTVVNADLHFDIAIVKIKSKTPLPTAKLGTSNMLRPGDWVVAMGCPLSLQNTITAGIVSCVDRKSSDLGLGGMRREYLQTDCAINAGNSGGPLVNVDGEVIGVNIMKVLAADGLGFAVPIDSVTKIIDHFKKRGRVIRPWLGLKMLDLNDMVVAQLQERDPSFPKVNKGVLVSMVTPGSPADRAGFHPSDVVVEFDGKPVGSIKEIIDIMGDNLGKQLKAVVKRANNATATLTVIPEEANPDM from the exons ATGAAACGATTTCTG AAAATATTATCAAATTGCGGTGACAAATCCTTCATTCCTGTATTAGCTTTGGCAGCAGCTGGATCAACAGTAGTTTTTACTGGCAACGGGACCAGTTCAA GTATTTTCCCATTATCTTTTGCTAGAACTGGTTTGGAACCCCCTGAGAATGTGAAGAAAGAATGTAGTGGGGAAGATGGAGATGATGAGAAGAAACATAAATGTTGTAATTGTTTCGGACGAGATACTATTGCCAATGCAGCTGCCGCCGTTGGTCCTGCTGTTGTTAATATTTCTGTTTCAAGGG GCTTTCATGGGTTGAGCGCTGGAAGGAGTATAGGATCAGGAACTATAATAGATGCTGACGGCACtattttgacttgtgctcatgTGGTCGATTTTCAAGGCTTGAGTATTTCATCAAAAGGAAAG GTTGATGTGACTTTGCAAGATGGCCGTGTATTTGAGGGTACTGTGGTCAATGCCGATCTACATTTTGATATTGCAATTGTAAAGATAAAATCCAAAACTCCACTTCCAACTGCCAAGCTTGGCACTTCAAATATGCTTCGCCCTGGGGATTGGGTGGTGGCTATGGGTTGCCCCCTCTCCCTTCAAAATACAATTACAGCAGGCATTGTGAG CTGTGTTGATCGTAAAAGTAGTGATCTTGGACTTGGGGGCATGCGGCGAGAGTATTTACAGACTGATTGTGCTATTAATGCC GGAAATTCTGGAGGACCTCTTGTAAATGTCGACGGAGAAGTAATCGGAGTTAATATCATGAAAGTATTGGCAGCTGATGGTTTGGGCTTTGCTGTACCAATTGATTCTGTTACCAAGATTATAGACCACTTCAAGAAAAGGGG GAGAGTTATTCGACCTTGGTTGGGTTTGAAAATGCTTGATCTAAATGATATGGTTGTTGCACAGCTTCAGGAAAGAGATCCATCTTTTCCAAAAGTCAACAAGGGAGTTCTTGTATCAATG GTGACTCCAGGGTCCCCTGCTGATCGTGCTGGATTTCACCCTAGTGACGTGGTTGTTGAATTTGATGGAAAGCCTGTTGGGAGTATAAAGGAG ATCATTGATATAATGGGCGACAACCTTGGAAAACAATTGAAAGCTGTGGTGAAAAGAGCGAATAATGCTACTGCCACCTTGACTGTGATTCCAGAAGAAGCCAATCCTGACATGTGA
- the LOC107790499 gene encoding putative protease Do-like 14 isoform X3 — translation MKDKLLRPAFLSGGPSQLCIFPLSFARTGLEPPENVKKECSGEDGDDEKKHKCCNCFGRDTIANAAAAVGPAVVNISVSRGFHGLSAGRSIGSGTIIDADGTILTCAHVVDFQGLSISSKGKVDVTLQDGRVFEGTVVNADLHFDIAIVKIKSKTPLPTAKLGTSNMLRPGDWVVAMGCPLSLQNTITAGIVSCVDRKSSDLGLGGMRREYLQTDCAINAGNSGGPLVNVDGEVIGVNIMKVLAADGLGFAVPIDSVTKIIDHFKKRGRVIRPWLGLKMLDLNDMVVAQLQERDPSFPKVNKGVLVSMVTPGSPADRAGFHPSDVVVEFDGKPVGSIKEIIDIMGDNLGKQLKAVVKRANNATATLTVIPEEANPDM, via the exons ATGAAAGACAAACTTCTTCGTCCTGCTTTTCTTTCCGGGGGCCCATCGCAACTTT GTATTTTCCCATTATCTTTTGCTAGAACTGGTTTGGAACCCCCTGAGAATGTGAAGAAAGAATGTAGTGGGGAAGATGGAGATGATGAGAAGAAACATAAATGTTGTAATTGTTTCGGACGAGATACTATTGCCAATGCAGCTGCCGCCGTTGGTCCTGCTGTTGTTAATATTTCTGTTTCAAGGG GCTTTCATGGGTTGAGCGCTGGAAGGAGTATAGGATCAGGAACTATAATAGATGCTGACGGCACtattttgacttgtgctcatgTGGTCGATTTTCAAGGCTTGAGTATTTCATCAAAAGGAAAG GTTGATGTGACTTTGCAAGATGGCCGTGTATTTGAGGGTACTGTGGTCAATGCCGATCTACATTTTGATATTGCAATTGTAAAGATAAAATCCAAAACTCCACTTCCAACTGCCAAGCTTGGCACTTCAAATATGCTTCGCCCTGGGGATTGGGTGGTGGCTATGGGTTGCCCCCTCTCCCTTCAAAATACAATTACAGCAGGCATTGTGAG CTGTGTTGATCGTAAAAGTAGTGATCTTGGACTTGGGGGCATGCGGCGAGAGTATTTACAGACTGATTGTGCTATTAATGCC GGAAATTCTGGAGGACCTCTTGTAAATGTCGACGGAGAAGTAATCGGAGTTAATATCATGAAAGTATTGGCAGCTGATGGTTTGGGCTTTGCTGTACCAATTGATTCTGTTACCAAGATTATAGACCACTTCAAGAAAAGGGG GAGAGTTATTCGACCTTGGTTGGGTTTGAAAATGCTTGATCTAAATGATATGGTTGTTGCACAGCTTCAGGAAAGAGATCCATCTTTTCCAAAAGTCAACAAGGGAGTTCTTGTATCAATG GTGACTCCAGGGTCCCCTGCTGATCGTGCTGGATTTCACCCTAGTGACGTGGTTGTTGAATTTGATGGAAAGCCTGTTGGGAGTATAAAGGAG ATCATTGATATAATGGGCGACAACCTTGGAAAACAATTGAAAGCTGTGGTGAAAAGAGCGAATAATGCTACTGCCACCTTGACTGTGATTCCAGAAGAAGCCAATCCTGACATGTGA